A window of Hemibagrus wyckioides isolate EC202008001 linkage group LG03, SWU_Hwy_1.0, whole genome shotgun sequence contains these coding sequences:
- the LOC131346629 gene encoding putative C-type lectin domain family 20 member A has translation MKQYILVLLLFTGVLPLVLSFSRTYYLIQERKTWDNAKAYCRATYTDLAIIKSNEEMANLQNVAQTQQFSSNAWIGMYTNINKWQWSMGNEPLGSFTSWITGEPENMMGNERCVFTQQCLWHDAPCAWRVPFVCFDDRKTGSDSYILITQRMTWYDAQSYCRQHHTDLASARNATENSIIGSKNDLSWIGLMRDPWFWTDQTTDVSIITWSRGTIEDYLMNKSCVYLNGGQADVEQCSNILPFFCYLFPEQHKTIKMKVKSSQDVNDPAMMAAIEEKLKQKLKDYGMNENIIVKWRKQPDGVVFHKEEENITAVTKTRETCDL, from the exons ATGAAGCAATATATTCTTGTGCTCCTACTATTCACAg gAGTCCTTCCCCTtgtcctgtctttctctcgTACATACTATCTGATCCAGGAGAGGAAAACTTGGGACAACGCTAAGGCTTACTGCCGAGCCACATATACTGACCTGGCTATCATCAAAAGTAATGAAGAGATGGCCAATCTTCAGAATGTAGCACAGACACAACAATTCAGTTCCAATGCTTGGATTGGAATGTACACTAACATCAACAAGTGGCAATGGTCCATGGGCAATGAACCACTGGGAAGTTTTACATCTTGGATAACCGGGGAGCCTGAAAACATGATGGGAAATGAACGTTGTGTCTTTACTCAACAGTGTCTCTGGCATGATGCACCATGTGCATGGAGAGTACCATTTGTGTGCTTTGATG ACAGGAAGACTGGATCTGACAGCTACATTCTTATCACACAGCGTATGACTTGGTATGATGCTCAGAGCTACTGTAGGCAGCATCACACAGACCTGGCCAGTGCGAGAAATGCAACAGAAAACTCAATCATAGGGAGTAAGAACGATTTGAGTTGGATTGGCCTCATGAGAGACCCCTGGTTTTGGACAGACCAGACGACTGATGTGTCCATCATTACGTGGTCGCGTGGAACCATTGAGGATTACTTGATGAATAAAAGTTGTGTCTATTTAAATGGTGGTCAGGCTGATGTAGAACAGTGCTCAAACATACTGCCTTTCTTCTGTTACT TGTTCCCAGAACAGCATAAGACCATAAAAATGAAGGTCAAGTCCAGTCAGGATGTGAATGATCCTGCAATGATGGCAGCCATCGAGGAGAAG CTCAAGCAGAAACTGAAGGATTATGGAATGAATGAGAACATCATTGTGAAGTGGAGAAAGCAACCAGATGGAGTGGTGTTTCACAAGGAGGAGGAAAATATTACTGCAGTGACTAAAACTAGGGAGACTTGTGATCTCTAA